From Ipomoea triloba cultivar NCNSP0323 chromosome 5, ASM357664v1, the proteins below share one genomic window:
- the LOC116019613 gene encoding uncharacterized protein LOC116019613 — translation MQSLEDAENPTTDETMNVDEHSTRSTKKVRTVKRTFADTVSSQPPLNANVDSRVETHEWAFEDPEIESDAEMDMADKSDGRLRVVFSKELRKELCSEWKLALIIKYLGKNVSFSILNQRLPVMWNLQGHLHLIDIGFGCFVARFDNKTDYLHVLLDGPWKIFDNYLLTQRWVPNFKARTSKFEKMAVWVRLPELSVEYFRNDTIKSILENVGKPLKLDRTTIAREKGRYARAAVEVDLNKLLISEVLVGNEVQIIEYEGLHVVCFGCGVVGHREQQCPHNKHKEPETATMDMNTPPANDTEKEPQSEPVPPMVTPTQAKQRYGTWMLVTRKKTQTDASKGHRHSKKTDRPPVNRGNKFQPLAAEVEGDGHTAAPVRRTSQMTQENAKGKSANSPNQFRKLTFSRTEKDRRAGAGNPNYPNTNVRGRGNSLMSSRGRETATNNRGPAPQMTPHTTSSGVGNTGNSGNVGYFQFGSQPLASNMQTAGAHHTGNVGSTSRFTPGEGGGQTSLPANPSP, via the coding sequence ATGCAGTCGCTGGAAGATGCAGAAAACCCGACGACAGACGAAACGATGAACGTAGACGAACACTCAACGCGATCTACCAAGAAAGTTCGAACCGTGAAACGTACCTTTGCTGACACGGTTTCCTCTCAACCCCCGCTCAATGCTAACGTAGATTCCAGGGTGGAAACGCACGAATGGGCGTTCGAAGATCCAGAGATCGAGTCGGATGCTGAGATGGACATGGCTGACAAATCAGATGGACGACTGAGAGTTGTCTTCTCAAAAGAACTTCGCAAGGAACTGTGTAGCGAATGGAAACTAGCCCTAATCATTAAATATTTGGGCAAGAATGTGAGCTTCAGCATATTGAATCAACGCCTTCCAGTGATGTGGAATCTGCAGGGTCATCTCCACCTCATCGATATAGGGTTCGGGTGCTTTGTCGCTCGCTTCGACAACAAAACCGACTACCTTCACGTCCTTCTTGACGGCCCCTGGAAGATCTTCGATAACTACTTGCTAACTCAACGATGGGTCCCTAACTTCAAAGCTCGAACATCCAAGTTTGAGAAGATGGCAGTCTGGGTACGTTTACCAGAGTTATCGGTTGAATACTTCCGGAATGATACGATCAAGAGTATCTTGGAAAATGTGGGAAAACCTCTCAAGCTTGACCGCACCACGATTGCACGAGAAAAGGGGAGGTACGCAAGAGCAGCGGTGGAAGTTGATCTAAACAAGCTGCTGATTTCCGAAGTGTTGGTGGGGAATGAGGTGCAAATCATTGAGTATGAAGGGTTGCACGTCGTATGCTTCGGTTGCGGAGTGGTCGGACATAGGGAACAACAATGCCCGCATAATAAACACAAGGAACCGGAAACTGCAACGATGGATATGAACACTCCACCGGCGAACGATACGGAAAAGGAACCCCAATCGGAACCTGTACCGCCGATGGTAACACCAACTCAAGCTAAACAAAGATATGGTACGTGGATGCTTGTGACTAGAAAGAAGACGCAGACTGACGCATCCAAGGGGCATCGCCACTCGAAAAAGACAGACCGACCACCGGTTAACAGAGGTAACAAATTCCAACCACTAGCAGCCGAAGTGGAGGGAGATGGCCATACCGCCGCCCCGGTCAGAAGAACGTCGCAGATGACACAAGAGAACGCTAAAGGTAAGTCCGCTAATTCTCCGAATCAGTTCCGCAAATTAACTTTTTCACGTACCGAGAAAGATAGGAGAGCCGGCGCTGGAAATCCCAATTATCCCAACACTAATGTTCGAGGACGTGGGAATTCACTTATGAGTAGCAGAGGCAGAGAAACAGCAACAAATAATAGAGGTCCAGCGCCTCAGATGACACCCCACACTACCAGTAGTGGGGTTGGTAACACAGGTAACTCTGGGAATGTTGGTTACTTCCAGTTTGGAAGTCAGCCCTTGGCTTCCAACATGCAGACTGCAGGGGCCCATCACACGGGTAACGTGGGGTCCACTTCTCGTTTTACGCCTGGGGAAGGCGGTGGCCAAACTTCCCTTCCGGCCAACCCGTCTCCATGA